The DNA sequence ggggcgattgtagctcatgctgacaAGGTGTAGTCAGTGACGCAGGGATGGCATGGGGATGGCTGGGCAGCAGGAGGGCCGTCTCcctagacaggaagcagagagacatggaGGCTAATGCTTAGCTCCTTCTCTTAGCTGCTCCTTTTGATTCTGCTGAAGCCTCCAGCCGCCTCATTCAGGGAGGGTCTTTATCTGTCAGTTAATTCATCTGAAATGTCCTCTCAGACCCATCACAGAGCTATGCTTCCGTTGTCTACATGCATAAGTCATGCCTTCAAAATTAGTTTAGGAATCACATTAGCACAATGCGGGACCATCCTTTAAATTGTACAGACTGACCCACAGGGATGAGGTGGTTGAGGTCTCCAGAGAACGCAGAAGGAGCTATGGCGGCCCTGTGTTTCTCATGGCCGTGATTTTCCTTGTAAGTGGCTGCTTCAGGGGCTTAGCCTGAGCAAGGAGAATACCACAGGTTCtgggtggctcatgcttctgtaTCTGATGCAAGTTCTGGAGCCGGTGGACAGCAGTTAGAGGCTACATGGGGTTGCTCCATGGGCAGCACACTGCGTCTCCTTCATGTGAAACTGGAATGACACAGTGTGCTTGTGTTATAATTGTAATGCACTGAGAAGCTTCAGAAGGAGGAAGGGCGGTCGTGAACATCATATGGTTTCTTTATATGCTCCTTTACCTGGAAATTATTTGTTAAACACTGTCAGTTTTTCCAAACAGAACCTACCcactctctttttaaaacttctatCTCAGTTATCATTTGTTTTGAAGGAATAATAAGCTGAATTCAAGAAAATGTTTCCATTAGGGTGCCACAAGGTGAGATGCACAGGTCCtcacactgtatcccaggctgctcTAGCATCCCCTGGGGGATGTGTAGCTAAGTACATCTGGTTCTGTGTTTCCCTGTGCATCCTTGAGGTGCTGGTATTGTTAAAGTGCGATGCAGGCACACACTTCAAATAGCGGCTCTTTtcaaatcagtctcttttttcaGGTTACAAAGATATTATCCTACCATTCTGTTTCAAGTGTAGGAAGCGGAAAAACTATTAATTAATTCTTCCATTCATTTTACTATTTGTTATATATACCGTGCATCttcaatatatttaatatttttctatatgtaACTATACAATATATACTACATATTAATAAGTATTTTTCCAATATGATACAAACATTGTGTCAAATAAAATTCATATGATACATATTTTCAGTGGCTTTAAGAACAGATGATAGGATGATGAGCAGGTACTTAGATAAAGAtaacagatggatggatgaaaaGACAGATAGTTATATATTGTGATGGCTCTGACAATGTTGGTAggtaaattaaaaatttagacCAGGAAGGAGTAAAGATAGACCACTTTGCACCTAGTACTGGATATAGTATTAAGGCATGATTCTACTAATCATTAATTAatttgtaatgagagagagaaagagagagagagagagagagagagagagagggagagagagagagggagggagggggagggagggaggaagatagaagagagacaggcagagagaatgggtactctgtggcctccagccactgcaaatgaacttcaggtgcatgtgctattttgtgtacACGATTTTATATGGGTTGTGGGATatagaacctgagtcattaggctttgcaggcaagcacctttacttctCAGTCATCTCTCCTGTCTCcttattatagtttttttttttttttaagagggccaagaagagagagagagagagaattttagtgccatggcctcagccatttcagtcaaactctagatgcttgcatcctccagtgggcatgtgtgaccttgagctagCCTCACCTTtgagcctctggcttacatggaatctggagagttgatcatgggtccttaggcttggtagtcaagtgctttaactgctaagctatctcttcagcaccTTATTATAGTTTTAAACATAAACTGGGAATGAAAGAAAGATTGAAATTGAAGTGGACTGCTCTGTGAGTTCAGGTAAGGAATTGattcttttgattaggtttatttTCATGAACAAACAGATCTGAAAATATTTATGTAGAAAATGAATTCTGTGATAAGATAAATGGACTGGTAATTTGGTGGTTATGGCCAGTATAGAAAGACTAACTTTGGACAACTTAATCCACCATTTTATTGATGAAGGCTGAATTTGACCTATGTTttgcagaaagagaaaattaaaggcTAGATCAACAGATAACGTAAgggttttttaaagaattattaggACTGAAATATTTGTAACaaaattaaacatttcatttaaattgattatttatttcaaaacagagagaaagagaaaaaaaaagatagagtgagaatgaacaccatggccttttgccactgcaaacccaatccagacatatgtgcaacatggtacatgtgtttatgcaagggcgctggggaatcaaccttggccatcaagctttacaagGAAGTGTCTTTGACCACTGTGCATTCTCCCCAGCCACTTCACTTATCTGGTAGAAAGTGTGTGGACTTTTGTCATTCCTACAGAGAAAGTCATTACTATTGCCTCCCCCCTAAAATACCCATGGATTTCACTTagtttcttcctctctgctgcaATGAGTCTCTGAGAGGCGGAGCTGGTGGCACCATCTCAGTGTGCCTCAGTCATTGGCAGCGGATGGGGTGCGAGCTCACCTTTGGGGACCACTCCTGCTGACACTTGCTTGGAGCAGATAGAGGCCAGGGTCTCTGCCTCCACTTTGTTGCTGTGGTCATTGTTGTGACTTCCTCCTCACCTTCAGAGGTGGTCACTTTACTTCAGAAATGACCATTCAAGCACATAGGAAGGATCAGGAGCCTGGGGAGTGTTTCCTAAGAGAAGGTTTACTTctgtattttctgaatttatAGGACTTTGGAGATTGGGTGTGCAAGTTGGAATTGGTGACACATGTTTTCCTAGTGATGTGCTTTGGAGATTGCCACCAAACACTTCATTTTTCACAAGTCAGCTGCTTTGATGAGGGAATGTCCTTGAGTTTGCTCTGCAGATCCTGACATTTCCTGGGGGACGGCAGCAGATACAGGCATCTGTGTGGAAGGCTTTGTTCTAGAAGCTGGTGTGTAGGTTAGGTCATTACCCCTAAAGGAGACTAATCATAGTTTGCCAGAtgtagaagagaaaagagaagttaTCTGACACCGATGTCCTGGTACATTTCTGCTAAGAGATGTAATACAcataaaatgttccacatctttttctcctcttctatACTAGAAAAGGTATATATTAGGAATACTTCCTTTAAATTGACCCATTTTCTTTTGAGTTTAGTTAATACATGAGGACTGGCATTCATATATTATTGTTATATTAGTTGATTATTCTCATTTAAATTACtttatgacaaaaaatattttaaacaaaccaGGTTGGCAGGTTGAGAGAGGAggatagcaagttccaggccagcctgagatgcaaaacaagaccctgtctcacaaaaagaaaacataaaaaattattttaaacatggaTGTCATGCCACCTCACTGGGAATGTCATAACTGTGTTTTTGTTTGCTAGTCCCATGTGGACACATGTATAAATATGCACATCATGTCTTTATGGATTTAAGTGAAATGGCAAGATTTATGTCTTTAAAGTATAAGTATTACAGGAATAGCTGATTATTGTTTCAATTTTATAAGTTCATTTATAGAACTCCTCCTCATTTCTTGAAAGCCATCCACATTGacatttattatctatttttcaGCTACAGAATGATCCAAAATTTAAACACAAAATTAAGGCTCAAGCCTTAATTTACCCTGGCCTTCAGATAATTGATACCTTCATGCCTTCTCATAAATTATATCAGCATGGTCCTCTTCTATCACGGGAGATGACATTTCGATTGCTGACCCCTTATATGGCTGATGACAACATACTCTACAAGGCAATTTTGAACAACCAACACATGCCTGAAGGGTCAAGGCATGTCTTCAAGTTTGTCAACTGGAGTACCTTTCTTCCTGAAAAGTATAAAAAGAATCAAGTTTATACTGAACCAATTCTGGGAAAACTAAATGCTTCATATCCAGCCCTTCTGGATAGCAGGATGTCCCCTTTGCTGGCCACTGATGCCCAGTTACGGAATTTGCAGTTAACTTACATGCTCACTTGTGAGCATGATCTTCTTAGAGATGATGGGCTTATTTATGTTGCACGACTTAGAAAAGTTGGGGTTCAGGTTACTCATGAACATCTAGAGAATGGGTACCATGGAGCTCTGTCCTTTGCAACTGCACCATTTAATTTGAAACTAGCCTTGAAAATCAGAGATATGTATATTACCTGGTTAAAAAACAATCTATAAATATATGGCATACATACCTATGTAGTTGTTTCATCAGTAAGGCAATTTGAAGCTTCATTCTGAATTATTGTGAATGTAATAGACAGATAATGATTAAAGTTTTGGATGTATCCAAGATTGAATTAAAATGAAGATTATTATTTGCATTTTGAGGAAGTTACTTAATTTTCCTAACATTCAGCAGTGATAAAATGAAGGTATTCACTTGGTTATTTCCACTAAGTGACACTTAGTGTACTTGATGAGCTCTATGTATTTCACAGCACTGGTGCATTGATAAAATGGGAGCAGGAGCTGGGGgatgactcagttgttaaagaTGCTGGCCAGCAAAACCTGTGGCCTAAGTTGAATTCCCCACccacccaagtaaagtcagatattcattcttttgcagtgacaagataccttggcatgcacacaccacacacacacacacatacacaaacacactaaATTAAGCTAAAAAATGAAAGTGTAAAGCATAGTTATAGGCAAACAAAAACATGACAGATTCCAGATGTAACTCGATATGAATGGTTAGTCACACCAAAGTAGCACTGGTATAAAGGTGACCAGTATAGATATTGTAGTCATACTTTTCAATTATATTCTGTCCATATGTTAGTTGGGGCTGCTCGCTGTAATTagatttcaaatttatttcttaCCAAACCTGCATATTCAACTTGAAGGAACATATGTGAAGTGCATTCATAGCTATACGGTGAGAAGCTACTGAGCCAACTGTCCATTGCAATTCAAAACATGTGAACTTTTGGATGATTTGCTAGAAATGGCACAGCTGGGAAGATCTCAAAGATGATGATCTCCAGGTGTTCCTTGTGAGGGGATCACACTCCATCAGCCCACACCGACCCCACAACTCAAATGATTTCCATGGGAATGCTTTGAGAACAATGTCTCATTTTTGGTGTGGCCTGTGATGCTAATATTTGTGTAGCATTGTTTTCcatgttttgtgtgttttcttcaAGTAGAATAAATTGGAGAAAATGAAAGCTCAAGTGTGTTTGGTGAGTTTGGTTGATAAACCAGTACCCAACACCCAATCACAGACTGTTTGTTTTGTCAACAACTTGACCTTTTGCTTTTTGGATATCTTATCAATAatcttctcagttttcttttaatagatttcctttcctttcttttcctttcctttcctttcctttcctttcctttcctttcctttcctttcctttcctttcctttcctttcctttcctttcctttcctttcctttcctttcctttcctttcctttcctttcctttccttttctttggttCCCACCTGAAATAGATGGTAACTTcctatttatgaaagagaaggaATATGGATCCACCTACTTTAAACcagaattgttcttttttttttttttctttctggcatAACTCTTCATCATTCAAATCATGTGTCTAGCAAGTGAATTTCTGCAGCTTCTATTTGATCTGAAGCATCACACACAGGAAATATTGATATATTCACATCTACACCTGCTTGTCATAAGTTACTACACTTTAAAAAGCTGAGATACAGAAAGGGTTAGAACCCCAAGCCATTTTCCAATTCATACAACAAGTATTTTGAAGTAAATTAATTAGCTTCAAACATCTTCAAAgagaatcaaaaataaaaatatgtcacaCCATAATTGTTAATTATGTGATCAGTCACCATACCAATTGTCAATTTTCATGTTTATATTCACAATATTATGATCTTGTTATGTTTTTGTAGTgacatgaaataatttaaaaatgctagTTTCATGGAATTTTTTGTACTTATACATCATGTTGTTGTGATAAGcttcttttatattatttgcaAAAAATACTTGTATTGATTTATGTGCAAGTGGACAGAGTGACAGgcggaaaggagagagggggcagacatggagaagggcacaccaggactccaGCGCTTtaagtggactccagatgcacgcagcactttgtacagctggctttacacgggtactggggaactgaacctgggttgttagactttgcaaggaagtgttttaaccactgacctatctctccagccccaagatgactactttttaaaatgtggaagAAGTAGTTAATTATCTCCAAAGATTTGAAGTTGCCATAAAACAACCTTAATGATCTATTTATCCTTAAAATGATTGAGAGCTTGCTTAATAGTCTACCTAAGAGGTGCTAGAAATAGATAATTTGATCTTATATCATTTAAAAGCAGTTGATGTAAGTGTTCTTGAAAGTGCTTTTAGTAGAACAGCAAATTAAAAAGctataaaattagggctggagagatggcttaatggttgagcttgcctgtgaagcatgagAAAGCAAGTTCGAATCTCCGGTTCCCATGTAGCCAGAGGCACTGTCATACAAGTGCTCAATGTCACTCAcgcacacaagggggtacacacatctggggttcacttgcagtggctgatctgcccattccttccctttctccctctctctcactctccctctttctctctctcaaaactaaattttaaaatgtgcttttaaaaagCTATACAATTATTTTTCTGAATCAAAAATCCTTTTAGAGCAAGCTGTAATTATAGTATTAAAAATCTTGCTATTAAAACAGATGAAAAATTCATTACATATAAATCAataataggactggagaaatggcctagttgTTCaggtact is a window from the Jaculus jaculus isolate mJacJac1 chromosome 12, mJacJac1.mat.Y.cur, whole genome shotgun sequence genome containing:
- the LOC101608693 gene encoding arylacetamide deacetylase-like 2 — translated: MGYRTLFFALSFILFAYYIHIPMPEGIDDHWRLAVIDATIQIVSNLAKLTEEIGLMKYVEFLRRTMSLHLTNPISDENLTVIDVDFGDIPVRLYLPKRTSERQRPAVIYFHGGAYVMSSCKLSGYDFLNRWTATKLDAVVVGVEYRLAPKYLFPVAIEDSISVVKFFLQAKVLAKYGVDPARICFSGDSSGGTLAAAVSLVLQNDPKFKHKIKAQALIYPGLQIIDTFMPSHKLYQHGPLLSREMTFRLLTPYMADDNILYKAILNNQHMPEGSRHVFKFVNWSTFLPEKYKKNQVYTEPILGKLNASYPALLDSRMSPLLATDAQLRNLQLTYMLTCEHDLLRDDGLIYVARLRKVGVQVTHEHLENGYHGALSFATAPFNLKLALKIRDMYITWLKNNL